One Lentibacillus cibarius DNA window includes the following coding sequences:
- the hmpA gene encoding NO-inducible flavohemoprotein, translating to MSLALDENKLEIVKSTAPVLKENSTDIGKRFYELLFEKVPELRNIFNQTNQKRGLQQEALVYSVYAAGENIDSLENIDELVERIAEKHVSLGVKPEQYPVVGEALIQAVQEILGDAATEEVLDAWRAAYDYIANLFIELEQKKYNEIEEQEGGWTGFRALVVDEKIQETDDVISLCLKAKDGKPLAPYKAGQYLTIKVDIAGEPYTHMRQYSLSGVSGKDFYKISVKRETGDGNVPDGVVSSYLHDEVKEGDTLEFSAPAGDFTIASEDEPIVLLSGGIGLTPVVGMLETLAEQEPQRPVTFIHATQNSSTHVMKEHVEQLAVEHPNISSFVCYDSPTKADQNSQNYDKEGFVDLQWLQSILSCGNQADFYCCGPAPFMKAVDKGLKEWNVPNDKRHYEIFNPVSVLQEAL from the coding sequence ATGTCATTGGCGCTTGATGAAAATAAATTGGAAATAGTTAAATCTACGGCACCTGTTTTGAAGGAGAACAGCACGGATATTGGGAAGCGTTTTTATGAATTGCTGTTTGAAAAAGTGCCGGAACTGCGCAATATATTTAATCAGACAAATCAGAAGCGGGGACTACAGCAGGAGGCGCTGGTTTATTCCGTTTATGCAGCCGGCGAAAACATCGATAGTTTGGAGAACATCGATGAGCTTGTTGAACGTATTGCGGAAAAGCACGTCTCCCTTGGTGTTAAACCGGAACAATATCCAGTTGTCGGCGAGGCACTGATTCAGGCGGTTCAGGAGATTCTTGGTGATGCAGCCACTGAAGAAGTGCTTGATGCGTGGCGTGCAGCTTACGATTATATCGCTAACCTGTTTATTGAGCTCGAACAGAAAAAATATAACGAAATAGAAGAGCAAGAAGGTGGCTGGACAGGGTTCCGCGCTTTGGTCGTGGACGAAAAAATTCAGGAAACCGATGATGTGATTTCGCTTTGTCTGAAGGCGAAAGATGGGAAACCACTTGCCCCATACAAAGCGGGTCAATATTTAACGATTAAAGTTGATATTGCCGGGGAACCATATACCCATATGCGTCAGTATAGTTTGTCTGGCGTGTCGGGTAAAGATTTTTATAAAATAAGCGTTAAGCGTGAAACAGGAGATGGGAACGTACCTGATGGCGTGGTCTCCAGTTATTTACATGATGAGGTAAAAGAAGGAGATACGCTGGAGTTTTCCGCTCCTGCAGGCGATTTCACGATTGCTAGCGAAGATGAACCGATTGTACTACTGAGCGGAGGCATAGGATTGACCCCGGTTGTCGGCATGCTGGAAACGCTAGCTGAACAAGAGCCACAGCGACCGGTAACCTTTATCCATGCGACGCAAAATAGCTCAACCCATGTAATGAAGGAACATGTGGAACAGCTTGCTGTTGAACATCCAAACATTTCTTCATTCGTTTGTTATGACAGTCCAACCAAAGCTGATCAAAACAGCCAAAATTATGATAAGGAAGGCTTTGTTGATCTTCAATGGCTGCAATCCATTTTGTCCTGCGGTAACCAAGCGGACTTTTATTGCTGTGGCCCTGCACCATTCATGAAAGCTGTCGATAAAGGATTGAAAGAATGGAATGTTCCAAATGATAAACGCCATTATGAAATATTCAATCCTGTAAGTGTTTTGCAAGAGGCGTTATAA
- the pepV gene encoding dipeptidase PepV, whose product MDKINWMEEVSKRKDKFLSDLEGFLQIKSVLDEANATDEAPLGQGVKDALQYMLDLGEQDGFAVKNVGNLAGHLEMGEAGDELLGILGHADVVPEGDGWSVDPYSATIKDGKIYARGSSDDKGPTIAAYYGMKIVKELGIPLNKRVRLIIGTDEESDWRGVAHYFQHEEMPDMGFVPDADFPIIFAEKGISDFDLVMSADAATSDDELVLQAFQSGRRYNMVPDYAEARVSLPQEESEMIQQYQRFLADASLDGQATTENGQIIFSLNGMSAHGAEPRNGVNAGIWLAKFLQDLPLDASGHKFIAEIAEFYEQTRGEVFDMAFSDDISGDLTMNVGVMHYSKGSEGRIGVNMRYPVTFDMEKGKDTLTKAAEAKGLTVENLTDSKPTHVEKDDPLIQTLQRVYEDQTGEKGELLAIGGGTYARALDHGVAFGAMFPGRADVMHQKDEYAVVDDLLKATAIYAQAIYELAKAD is encoded by the coding sequence ATGGATAAGATCAATTGGATGGAGGAAGTTTCTAAACGTAAAGATAAATTTCTTAGTGATTTAGAAGGATTTTTGCAAATAAAAAGTGTCCTCGATGAAGCAAATGCTACAGACGAGGCACCGCTCGGGCAAGGTGTGAAAGATGCCTTGCAGTATATGCTGGATTTAGGTGAACAGGACGGATTCGCGGTGAAGAATGTCGGCAATCTTGCAGGTCACTTGGAAATGGGTGAAGCGGGAGACGAGCTGCTTGGCATATTGGGACATGCTGATGTGGTGCCTGAGGGGGATGGATGGAGCGTGGACCCCTACAGTGCAACGATTAAAGACGGGAAGATTTATGCCCGTGGCTCAAGTGATGATAAGGGACCGACCATTGCCGCTTATTATGGGATGAAAATTGTGAAAGAGCTCGGCATCCCACTGAACAAGCGCGTCCGCCTGATTATTGGCACGGATGAAGAAAGTGATTGGCGCGGTGTGGCGCATTATTTCCAACACGAGGAAATGCCGGATATGGGATTTGTACCGGACGCGGATTTTCCGATTATTTTTGCGGAAAAAGGCATTTCTGATTTTGATTTGGTGATGTCAGCGGATGCAGCGACTTCGGATGATGAACTAGTGCTGCAGGCGTTTCAATCCGGTCGGCGATATAATATGGTGCCCGACTATGCCGAAGCTCGTGTGTCCCTCCCACAGGAAGAGAGTGAGATGATTCAGCAATATCAGCGCTTTCTGGCGGATGCTAGTTTAGACGGCCAAGCAACCACGGAAAATGGGCAAATCATTTTCAGCTTAAACGGGATGAGCGCACACGGAGCCGAACCGCGAAACGGGGTGAACGCCGGTATATGGCTGGCGAAGTTTTTGCAGGATCTGCCACTGGATGCGTCAGGCCATAAGTTTATCGCTGAGATTGCCGAATTCTATGAACAAACACGTGGAGAAGTTTTCGACATGGCCTTTTCCGACGATATCTCCGGTGATTTGACGATGAATGTTGGTGTTATGCATTACAGCAAAGGATCGGAAGGACGCATCGGGGTCAACATGCGCTATCCGGTTACGTTTGATATGGAAAAAGGTAAAGATACACTAACAAAAGCGGCTGAGGCCAAGGGGCTAACGGTGGAGAACTTGACGGATTCCAAACCAACGCATGTGGAAAAAGACGATCCGCTTATTCAGACCTTGCAGCGTGTCTATGAGGACCAAACCGGTGAGAAGGGGGAACTGCTGGCCATTGGCGGTGGTACCTATGCGCGCGCCTTGGATCACGGGGTAGCGTTTGGCGCGATGTTCCCGGGACGTGCGGATGTCATGCATCAAAAAGATGAATATGCTGTGGTGGACGATTTACTGAAGGCAACCGCCATTTATGCACAAGCGATTTATGAACTGGCAAAAGCCGATTAA
- a CDS encoding SDR family oxidoreductase, which translates to MKNVLITGGNGDIAKAIVAELQKNEEFNIYTPGKEALDVTDPTSVHQYVEKVKPDILINNAGYIEPVPIAENSIQSEKHSIDVNLLGVFNCTGAVLEQNEQALIINLGSSAGTKPRGNWSSYCATKAGVIMATKCWADEGIKTVCLSPGRTKTKMRNRLYPDEDQQTLLTPQEFAQVVMKAIEGEYEYGANIDVSRQTIDELLV; encoded by the coding sequence ATGAAAAACGTTTTAATCACCGGTGGCAATGGGGATATAGCAAAAGCAATCGTGGCCGAACTCCAAAAGAACGAGGAATTTAATATATATACGCCTGGAAAAGAAGCATTGGATGTAACGGATCCCACTTCTGTTCATCAGTATGTTGAAAAAGTAAAACCAGACATTCTCATCAACAATGCTGGATATATTGAGCCAGTACCTATTGCTGAGAATAGTATCCAAAGTGAAAAACATTCGATCGACGTCAATTTGCTCGGGGTGTTTAATTGTACAGGTGCAGTGCTGGAACAAAATGAACAAGCACTTATTATTAATTTAGGATCTTCTGCAGGAACGAAGCCGCGTGGCAATTGGAGTTCCTACTGTGCCACGAAAGCCGGAGTGATTATGGCAACAAAGTGTTGGGCAGATGAAGGAATAAAGACGGTCTGCTTATCGCCCGGCAGAACCAAAACGAAAATGCGAAACAGATTATATCCAGACGAAGACCAGCAAACGTTATTAACCCCGCAGGAATTTGCCCAAGTCGTCATGAAAGCAATAGAAGGCGAATATGAATACGGGGCTAATATCGATGTGAGTAGACAAACAATAGACGAGCTCCTGGTTTAA
- a CDS encoding M3 family oligoendopeptidase: MNYPNTWDLDSIFPGGTKSKELQSKLASLKEDIQTYQETLNNEDLSKDPSAEKLQALLQQQETIGKGIGQAATFVQMYHDAFMDDEYADVVMGQVMDLYSDMQKLSNTFTKQLVAVADADWQQLLENESLKEIAFTLNELRDKGKRLLSEEEEKLIAELNQDGLAAWSNLYDTVVSLMTIPLTDKDGETRQLSVGQAMNRMYADPDPTIRKQLFENWEAAWSKYAPIFADTINHLDGYRLTLQRAHQRKSHLEEPLEYNRMTEATLDAMWTAVANNKQPFIDFLHQKANVLGMEKLGWQDVEAPVAMNGVQPKTFTYDEACDFVIDNFATFGPKMSAFAKHALENRWVEAEDRSNKRPGGYCTLLPEWEESRIFMTFTGSPSDASTLAHELGHAFHSHVMKDLPDLNREYAMNVAETASTFAETIITNATLAGAASEAEKVTLLNTKLENATAMFLNIHARFLFEDAFYTERAKGIVSEKRLNELMVEAQKQAYGDSLANYHPHFWCSKLHFFIDDIPFYNFPYTFGFLFSLGIYAEYLKHPEGFEEKYIALLQDTGAMKVEDLAAKHLGVDITKQDFWEAGIQLMAEDAAEFIRLTT; encoded by the coding sequence ATGAATTATCCAAACACATGGGATTTAGATAGTATTTTTCCAGGGGGAACGAAATCTAAAGAACTGCAATCGAAGCTGGCGTCCTTAAAAGAAGATATCCAGACGTATCAGGAGACGTTGAACAACGAGGATCTCAGCAAGGACCCATCGGCTGAAAAATTGCAGGCGCTTTTGCAGCAGCAAGAGACGATTGGTAAGGGGATCGGACAGGCTGCAACGTTCGTTCAAATGTATCATGATGCGTTCATGGACGATGAATACGCCGACGTGGTCATGGGGCAAGTCATGGATTTATACAGTGACATGCAAAAGCTATCCAACACGTTTACAAAACAATTGGTCGCTGTGGCAGATGCGGACTGGCAGCAACTACTGGAAAATGAATCGTTGAAGGAAATAGCTTTTACCCTAAACGAACTGCGAGATAAGGGTAAGCGACTGTTGTCGGAGGAAGAGGAAAAGCTCATCGCCGAGCTGAATCAGGACGGACTGGCCGCATGGAGCAACTTGTATGATACAGTTGTTTCACTGATGACCATCCCATTGACAGATAAGGATGGGGAAACAAGGCAGTTGTCTGTCGGCCAGGCGATGAACCGGATGTATGCTGATCCCGATCCTACCATACGTAAACAGCTGTTTGAAAACTGGGAAGCGGCCTGGAGCAAGTATGCACCGATTTTTGCCGATACCATTAATCATTTGGACGGTTACCGACTGACATTGCAAAGGGCGCACCAACGCAAAAGTCATTTGGAAGAACCGCTGGAATACAACCGGATGACCGAAGCAACGTTGGATGCGATGTGGACAGCTGTCGCTAATAATAAGCAGCCGTTCATCGACTTTTTACATCAGAAGGCGAACGTACTCGGCATGGAAAAATTAGGCTGGCAGGACGTGGAGGCACCAGTTGCGATGAATGGTGTTCAACCGAAGACGTTCACTTATGATGAAGCATGCGATTTTGTCATTGACAATTTTGCAACCTTTGGCCCAAAAATGTCGGCATTTGCCAAGCACGCATTGGAAAATCGCTGGGTGGAAGCGGAGGACCGGTCGAATAAACGCCCTGGCGGCTATTGCACGTTGCTACCGGAATGGGAAGAGTCACGGATTTTCATGACATTCACCGGTTCGCCGAGTGATGCGAGCACCTTAGCCCACGAATTAGGTCACGCCTTTCATAGCCACGTGATGAAGGACTTGCCGGATTTGAACCGGGAATATGCCATGAATGTTGCCGAGACAGCAAGTACATTTGCCGAAACGATTATCACCAATGCAACCTTGGCGGGCGCAGCATCCGAGGCTGAAAAAGTCACGCTGTTGAATACGAAACTGGAAAATGCCACAGCGATGTTTCTAAATATCCACGCCCGGTTCCTATTTGAAGATGCCTTTTACACCGAGCGTGCCAAAGGGATTGTATCGGAAAAACGGTTGAATGAACTGATGGTGGAGGCGCAAAAACAAGCTTATGGTGACAGCTTAGCCAACTATCATCCACATTTCTGGTGCAGCAAATTGCATTTCTTTATCGATGATATACCGTTCTACAATTTCCCTTATACATTCGGCTTTTTGTTTAGCCTGGGAATTTACGCGGAATACTTGAAGCATCCGGAAGGCTTTGAGGAAAAATATATCGCGCTGTTGCAGGACACAGGAGCGATGAAGGTGGAAGACCTCGCCGCAAAACACCTAGGCGTCGATATCACGAAACAGGATTTCTGGGAAGCTGGCATTCAACTGATGGCCGAAGATGCAGCAGAATTTATTAGGCTGACAACATGA